The Corynebacterium pseudopelargi genome contains a region encoding:
- a CDS encoding LysR family transcriptional regulator ArgP — protein MNPAHLDTLLAIIDEASFEGAAAALGISPSAVSQRIKALEHAYGRVLIRRSSPPVPTPAGEVIAQMARKFALLRSEVDVELGGKMGALPLSVAVNADSFSLWFSPVLQAVANWQQAALHVRIEDETHSAKLLSRGDVMGAVTSQSKAVPGCEVRPLGAMRYVSVANPVLLDRYTHNGEVDWEAMPVLRFGPRDRLQDVDLERRIGFVPSRRNVSEIPSVDAFLEAARVGLGWALLPEVQAQPLLERAALVLLDAKRIEVPLYWQSWRLESETLSMLSAAVVEAAAALAH, from the coding sequence ATGAACCCCGCTCACCTGGACACTTTGCTCGCCATTATCGACGAGGCGAGCTTTGAAGGCGCTGCCGCAGCCCTCGGTATTTCCCCTTCGGCAGTGAGCCAAAGAATTAAAGCCTTAGAGCACGCCTATGGCAGGGTGCTGATTCGAAGATCCTCTCCTCCTGTGCCGACACCGGCTGGAGAAGTTATTGCGCAAATGGCAAGAAAATTCGCCTTGCTGCGCAGTGAAGTGGACGTGGAACTTGGCGGCAAGATGGGTGCCTTGCCCTTATCGGTAGCCGTGAATGCCGATTCATTTTCGCTGTGGTTTAGCCCGGTACTCCAGGCGGTGGCCAATTGGCAGCAGGCTGCATTGCATGTGCGTATTGAAGATGAAACGCACTCGGCGAAGCTACTCTCGCGCGGTGATGTGATGGGCGCAGTTACCAGCCAATCCAAGGCGGTGCCAGGCTGCGAGGTTCGCCCGCTCGGGGCGATGCGCTATGTGTCTGTAGCCAACCCCGTATTGCTTGATCGCTACACCCACAATGGCGAGGTTGATTGGGAGGCGATGCCGGTTTTGCGCTTTGGCCCGCGCGATCGCCTCCAGGATGTTGATTTAGAGCGGCGCATCGGTTTCGTGCCTTCTCGGAGGAATGTATCCGAGATTCCCTCGGTGGATGCCTTCCTGGAGGCCGCGCGTGTTGGCCTCGGTTGGGCTTTGCTGCCGGAAGTTCAAGCGCAGCCACTGCTCGAGCGTGCTGCTTTGGTGCTTCTCGACGCAAAACGCATCGAAGTGCCTCTGTATTGGCAATCTTGGAGGCTGGAATCAGAAACCTTAAGCATGCTTAGTGCCGCCGTGGTTGAGGCGGCGGCAGCGCTTGCTCATTAG
- a CDS encoding LysE/ArgO family amino acid transporter, whose amino-acid sequence MGIFITGLLMGLSLIIGIGPQNALIIKLGMRKQAIVPVILVCLISDILLIIGGTLGVGVIIATVPQVLTVLSIAGAAYLLWFAWTCFRDAARPQPTTIVVDTPAQPQPQGGVALATRQDTVVATRTWLKPVLMILAMTWLNPAAYVDTVVMLGGMANQYGSDGRWLFAGGALVASALWFPTIGWASVRCAHQLARPKVWQWMNIAVGCIMVLLALRLIAHI is encoded by the coding sequence ATGGGAATCTTCATCACTGGCCTTTTGATGGGGCTATCACTAATTATCGGCATCGGTCCGCAAAACGCGCTGATAATTAAACTCGGCATGCGCAAACAAGCCATCGTGCCAGTGATCCTTGTGTGCCTGATCAGCGACATCTTGCTCATCATCGGCGGCACCCTGGGAGTAGGCGTCATCATCGCAACGGTGCCCCAGGTGCTCACCGTTTTAAGCATCGCCGGCGCGGCATATCTGCTGTGGTTTGCCTGGACCTGCTTTCGCGACGCAGCCCGGCCTCAACCCACCACCATCGTGGTAGATACTCCTGCCCAACCGCAGCCTCAGGGAGGCGTTGCGCTTGCCACCCGCCAAGACACCGTGGTGGCAACGCGCACCTGGCTAAAACCAGTGCTGATGATCTTGGCCATGACCTGGCTGAACCCAGCAGCGTATGTTGATACCGTGGTCATGCTCGGCGGCATGGCCAATCAATACGGCAGCGATGGGCGCTGGCTTTTTGCCGGCGGCGCGCTCGTGGCAAGTGCCCTGTGGTTCCCGACAATTGGATGGGCATCAGTGCGCTGTGCGCACCAGCTTGCCCGGCCGAAAGTGTGGCAATGGATGAATATCGCCGTTGGCTGCATCATGGTCTTGCTAGCACTTCGGCTTATCGCCCATATTTAG
- a CDS encoding TetR/AcrR family transcriptional regulator, with protein sequence MPFDLPRASSVLHFDTPKKRNNTRHRDIDSLLLNAGREAFIKNGIRATSMSAVARAAGVSRPTLYSRYRNIDLLTGDVLRHEYLTVLEGAFDRVTSPEQFIDQIVYVADSLRSNEFITSVAQSDPDILHHFLFGHLVGTQRRLVDYLKRLIDAVRDQAIEQDSESRIREGDPEVLAIFVVMTVQSAILSAPAVASIVPRPDKWCLELHRLVSGYLLECKG encoded by the coding sequence ATGCCATTCGATTTGCCAAGGGCATCCTCGGTGCTGCACTTCGATACTCCGAAGAAGCGCAATAATACGAGGCATCGTGACATCGATAGCTTGCTGCTGAATGCAGGCCGCGAGGCATTCATTAAAAATGGCATTCGGGCTACATCTATGTCCGCAGTGGCACGCGCTGCAGGGGTGAGCCGTCCAACGCTTTATAGCCGCTATCGCAACATCGATTTGCTCACCGGCGACGTCCTGCGCCACGAGTACCTCACCGTGCTCGAAGGTGCCTTTGATCGTGTGACCAGCCCCGAGCAATTCATCGATCAAATCGTCTACGTGGCAGATTCTTTGCGCTCGAATGAGTTCATTACCTCTGTGGCCCAAAGCGATCCAGATATTTTGCATCACTTCCTTTTCGGCCACCTGGTGGGCACCCAGCGACGCTTGGTGGATTACCTCAAGCGGCTTATCGATGCGGTTCGAGATCAAGCGATTGAACAAGACAGCGAAAGCCGGATCAGGGAAGGCGACCCAGAGGTGCTGGCCATCTTTGTGGTGATGACGGTGCAATCGGCTATCTTGTCGGCACCGGCAGTGGCCTCCATTGTGCCGCGCCCAGATAAGTGGTGCCTGGAGCTGCACCGCTTGGTATCTGGCTACCTTTTAGAGTGCAAAGGCTAA
- the gatB gene encoding Asp-tRNA(Asn)/Glu-tRNA(Gln) amidotransferase subunit GatB, producing MTAAMYDLMDFDEVLEKFDPVMGLEVHVELATETKMFSAPSAHFGAEPNINVDPVSLGLPGALPVVNAKGVEWAIKIGLALNCEIAESSRFARKNYFYPDQPKNYQISQYDEPIAYNGYLDVQLDDGTTWRVEIERAHMEEDTGKLTHIGGATGRISGATSSLVDCNRAGIPLIEIVTKPIEGAGERAPEVARAYVAALRDLVKALGVSDARMDQGSMRVDSNVSLRPRGQEAFGTRTETKNINSLKSVEQAVRFEMQRQAQVISDGGEVVQETRHYQESDGSTSKGRPKETAEDYRYFNDPDLPPVIAPREWVEEIRATLPELPWVRRARIQKEWGLKDKEMRDLVNAGALELILATVEAGASAAEARSWWVSYLAQKANEQGVELDQLHIRPEQVARVAELVKEGKLTNKLARQAVDGVLADEGDVDEVVKARGLEVVRDDGAIEQAVDEALAANPDIVEKYKAGNTKVTGAIVGAVMKATRGKADPAQVNQLIAKKLS from the coding sequence ATGACTGCTGCGATGTATGACCTCATGGATTTCGATGAGGTATTGGAGAAGTTTGACCCGGTAATGGGCCTTGAGGTCCACGTTGAGTTGGCAACGGAAACCAAGATGTTTTCTGCCCCCTCGGCGCACTTTGGCGCTGAGCCGAATATCAACGTCGACCCCGTTTCTTTGGGCCTGCCTGGCGCATTGCCGGTAGTAAACGCCAAGGGCGTGGAGTGGGCTATCAAGATCGGCCTGGCGCTGAATTGCGAGATTGCAGAATCTTCTCGCTTTGCTCGCAAGAACTACTTCTACCCGGATCAGCCGAAGAACTACCAGATTTCGCAGTACGACGAGCCCATTGCCTACAACGGCTACTTGGACGTGCAGCTTGACGACGGCACCACGTGGCGCGTGGAAATCGAACGCGCCCACATGGAAGAAGACACCGGCAAGCTCACCCACATTGGCGGTGCCACCGGCCGTATCAGTGGCGCAACCAGCTCTTTGGTGGACTGCAACCGCGCAGGTATCCCGCTGATCGAGATCGTAACCAAGCCCATCGAGGGCGCGGGCGAACGCGCACCAGAGGTGGCTCGCGCCTATGTGGCAGCGCTGCGCGATTTGGTGAAGGCGCTTGGCGTTTCCGATGCGCGCATGGACCAAGGTTCTATGCGTGTGGATTCCAATGTCTCGCTTCGCCCGCGTGGGCAAGAGGCCTTTGGTACTCGCACCGAAACCAAAAACATCAACTCTTTGAAGTCCGTTGAGCAAGCCGTGCGTTTTGAAATGCAGCGTCAGGCGCAGGTGATTAGCGATGGTGGGGAAGTGGTGCAGGAAACGCGCCACTACCAAGAAAGCGACGGCTCTACCTCCAAGGGTCGCCCGAAGGAAACTGCCGAGGATTATCGCTACTTCAACGATCCCGACCTTCCTCCGGTGATTGCACCGCGCGAATGGGTCGAAGAGATCCGCGCTACCTTGCCGGAGCTTCCGTGGGTTCGCCGCGCGCGCATTCAAAAGGAATGGGGCCTGAAAGATAAAGAGATGCGCGATCTGGTTAATGCCGGCGCACTCGAGCTGATCTTGGCCACCGTGGAAGCGGGCGCTTCTGCCGCAGAGGCTCGTTCTTGGTGGGTGTCCTATCTTGCTCAAAAAGCCAATGAACAAGGCGTTGAGCTCGATCAATTGCATATTCGCCCCGAGCAGGTCGCTCGCGTTGCCGAGTTGGTCAAGGAAGGCAAGCTCACCAACAAGTTGGCCCGCCAGGCAGTCGACGGCGTGCTGGCTGATGAAGGCGATGTGGATGAAGTGGTCAAGGCTCGCGGCCTTGAGGTGGTGCGCGATGATGGCGCCATCGAGCAGGCCGTGGATGAGGCTTTGGCTGCAAACCCGGACATCGTAGAGAAGTACAAGGCCGGAAACACCAAGGTCACCGGCGCTATTGTGGGTGCGGTGATGAAGGCTACCCGAGGCAAGGCTGACCCTGCGCAGGTTAACCAACTCATTGCCAAGAAGCTGAGCTAA
- a CDS encoding 6-phosphofructokinase yields the protein MRIATLTSGGDCPGLNAVIRGIVRTCSQYGSTVVGYQDGWVGLMDDKRVQLYDDENIDRILLRGGTILGTGRLHPDRFKNGLDQIKANLEDAGIDALIPIGGEGTLKGAKWLSDNGIPVVGVPKTIDNDVNGTDYTFGFDTAVSVATDAIDRLHTTAESHNRVMIVEVMGRHVGWIALHAGMAGGAHYTVIPEQPFDIADICKAMERRFQMGEKYGIIVVAEGALPKEGTMDFEAGGVDQFGHQTFNGIGQVIGDEIKKRLGHDVRTSVLGHIQRGGTPTSYDRVLATRYGVHAARACHTQDFGKVVALHGEHIDLIPLEEAVGKLKTVPEARYLTAKALFG from the coding sequence ATGCGAATTGCCACCCTGACTTCCGGCGGCGACTGCCCAGGCCTCAATGCAGTGATCCGCGGCATCGTCCGAACCTGTTCCCAATACGGCTCCACCGTGGTTGGCTACCAAGACGGCTGGGTTGGCCTGATGGATGATAAGCGCGTACAGCTCTACGACGATGAGAATATCGACCGTATTTTGCTGCGCGGCGGCACCATCCTCGGCACCGGCCGGCTGCATCCGGACCGCTTTAAAAATGGTCTGGATCAGATCAAAGCAAACCTCGAAGATGCCGGCATCGACGCCCTCATCCCAATCGGCGGCGAAGGCACCCTCAAGGGCGCTAAATGGCTCTCCGATAACGGCATCCCGGTCGTCGGCGTGCCAAAGACCATTGATAATGACGTCAACGGCACCGACTACACCTTCGGCTTTGATACGGCCGTATCTGTTGCAACCGATGCGATCGACCGCCTGCACACCACCGCTGAATCGCACAACCGCGTGATGATCGTGGAGGTCATGGGCCGCCACGTCGGCTGGATCGCTTTGCATGCAGGCATGGCCGGCGGCGCCCACTACACCGTGATCCCCGAGCAGCCCTTCGATATTGCAGATATCTGCAAGGCCATGGAACGCCGATTCCAGATGGGCGAGAAATACGGCATCATCGTCGTGGCCGAAGGTGCCCTTCCAAAGGAAGGAACCATGGACTTTGAAGCTGGTGGGGTAGATCAATTCGGCCACCAGACCTTCAATGGCATCGGCCAAGTCATCGGTGATGAAATTAAAAAGCGCCTTGGCCACGATGTTCGCACCTCGGTGCTTGGCCACATCCAGCGCGGCGGTACGCCCACCTCTTATGACCGTGTGCTGGCAACGCGCTATGGCGTGCACGCAGCGCGCGCCTGCCATACCCAAGACTTTGGCAAGGTCGTGGCCTTGCACGGCGAGCACATCGACCTCATCCCGCTCGAAGAGGCCGTGGGCAAGCTCAAGACGGTGCCAGAGGCCCGTTACCTCACCGCCAAGGCACTGTTTGGCTAA
- a CDS encoding ABC transporter substrate-binding protein: MKLTKPLALVCAGALLASCANHSDSNQAAAPEGASVSIENCGQERQFPLAEHMLVNDGNLIASTLSVGAADQIKAVSSIQRDTPILSAKYGEQTVAGLDDIAKEYPSLEQIIAEAPDVYVAGWGYGLDEGKGITPESLQEHDIATYILSEACRQGDSSARGTMDPWEAVEQDLHNLGALTGHEDKAEEVIKDQQQRLEALRAAPKAEQTPVAFLYDSGTDALFTSGKYGAPQAILATADASNATEDIEDTWVSVGWERLAQAAPDVFVFVEYPGQELDQKIEQLKKNPATKNLPAVKEERFINLPYAMWTSGPLNIDAAEHVRKALEYFKLVPESDIEPALTLPSSTPGLKYFQAS, translated from the coding sequence ATGAAACTTACTAAACCCCTAGCGCTTGTGTGCGCAGGTGCCTTGCTGGCTAGTTGCGCCAATCACAGCGATAGCAATCAGGCAGCAGCTCCCGAGGGGGCAAGCGTGAGCATTGAAAACTGCGGCCAGGAACGGCAATTCCCGCTCGCAGAGCACATGCTGGTCAATGATGGAAACTTGATTGCTAGCACCTTGAGTGTGGGTGCTGCAGACCAAATCAAAGCCGTGAGCTCCATCCAGCGTGATACCCCGATTCTGAGCGCGAAGTATGGGGAACAAACGGTGGCCGGGCTTGATGATATTGCCAAGGAATACCCCTCACTCGAACAGATCATTGCCGAGGCCCCCGATGTGTATGTGGCCGGCTGGGGCTATGGGCTCGACGAGGGCAAGGGGATTACTCCTGAATCGCTCCAAGAACACGATATTGCCACCTATATCCTGAGCGAGGCTTGCCGCCAAGGCGATTCCTCTGCGCGCGGCACCATGGATCCCTGGGAGGCAGTGGAACAAGATCTGCACAACCTTGGTGCTTTAACTGGGCATGAAGATAAGGCCGAAGAAGTAATCAAGGATCAGCAACAGCGCCTTGAAGCACTTCGGGCTGCGCCGAAGGCTGAGCAAACCCCAGTGGCGTTTTTGTATGACTCCGGCACCGACGCTCTTTTTACCTCCGGTAAATATGGAGCACCGCAGGCCATTCTTGCCACCGCCGATGCCAGCAACGCCACCGAAGATATTGAAGATACGTGGGTAAGCGTGGGCTGGGAGCGTCTGGCTCAAGCAGCACCCGATGTGTTTGTGTTTGTGGAATATCCCGGCCAGGAGCTTGATCAAAAAATTGAGCAGCTTAAAAAGAACCCGGCTACCAAGAACCTGCCTGCGGTGAAAGAGGAGCGTTTTATCAACTTGCCCTATGCCATGTGGACTTCGGGGCCGTTGAATATTGATGCCGCAGAGCATGTACGCAAAGCGCTGGAGTATTTCAAACTGGTGCCAGAAAGCGACATCGAACCTGCCCTAACGCTTCCCTCTAGCACCCCGGGGCTGAAGTATTTCCAGGCTTCTTAA
- a CDS encoding ABC transporter ATP-binding protein — MSEALYLQANNLAVGFGSTPVVEDVAFRCEPGTITAIVGTNGAGKTTVLRALAGIHPMLAGQVTLGQAQHGAVGGGDDAEASQPPRWDVATMGVKQRAKKIAMVSQEGQLAEDLTVREIVTLGRLPHTTPWEFSAKKHQGVVDKAIATCELEAHADTPCGALSGGMRKRAMIARGFAQETPVLILDEPTNHLDIYHQLNLLELLAASGKTVVITLHDLDLAIGYADQVVVLEKQGNLGRQVLCDAPVTALQDPLLHQTFGVRGYVAQANDARLDAPLQRAHLLLEKPRKEDHETY; from the coding sequence ATGAGTGAAGCACTGTACCTTCAAGCCAACAACCTTGCTGTGGGCTTTGGTTCCACCCCGGTGGTAGAAGATGTGGCATTTCGCTGCGAGCCTGGGACTATTACCGCGATTGTGGGCACCAATGGCGCCGGCAAAACCACGGTGCTTCGGGCCTTGGCGGGCATCCACCCCATGCTCGCAGGCCAGGTGACATTAGGCCAGGCCCAACACGGCGCGGTAGGCGGCGGCGATGATGCAGAGGCATCCCAACCGCCGCGTTGGGATGTGGCCACGATGGGCGTAAAGCAGCGCGCCAAAAAGATCGCGATGGTCTCGCAGGAAGGGCAGTTGGCCGAAGATTTAACGGTCCGCGAGATTGTCACGCTGGGCAGGCTGCCACATACAACGCCTTGGGAGTTCTCAGCCAAAAAGCATCAGGGGGTCGTCGATAAGGCAATTGCCACCTGCGAATTAGAGGCTCATGCCGATACTCCTTGTGGTGCCTTGTCTGGCGGTATGCGCAAAAGGGCGATGATTGCCCGCGGGTTTGCTCAGGAAACTCCGGTGCTGATTTTGGATGAGCCAACCAACCATCTGGATATCTATCACCAGCTCAATCTGCTCGAATTGCTTGCTGCATCGGGCAAAACGGTGGTGATTACCCTGCATGATCTTGATCTTGCGATTGGCTATGCCGATCAGGTGGTGGTGCTTGAAAAGCAGGGAAACCTTGGCAGGCAGGTGCTTTGCGACGCCCCGGTCACCGCTTTGCAGGATCCATTACTGCATCAGACCTTTGGGGTGAGGGGATATGTGGCTCAGGCCAACGACGCTCGACTCGATGCGCCTTTGCAGCGGGCGCATTTGCTTTTAGAAAAACCTCGAAAGGAAGACCATGAAACTTACTAA
- a CDS encoding FecCD family ABC transporter permease, giving the protein MLALSIALVVLLGLSFVLSLSFGSVACSREQVWQVVLAHLRGEQVADASLDAVIWQLRAPRGLLALLVGAGLALSGVAMQTLVRNPLADPYLLGVASGASVGATAVLTFGLFSSLGIYALSGGALIGALAATASVYAITRLQGGFHPLQLILTGVVMSSAFSAAASFLVFKGPDPRAAQSVMFWLLGSVAGANFSKLLIPAVVLVLAALLMLAMHRNLDALMAGPDVAASLGVRVDAMRQLLFVIQAVLVGAMVAVAGGIGFVGLVIPHVGRLLVGSLHARLIPVVMLCGALFLLWVDVLARIAAPPQEIPLGVVTGVLGAPLFLILMGRKTLRFQGGQG; this is encoded by the coding sequence TTGCTGGCGCTTTCGATTGCCCTTGTTGTGCTTCTGGGCCTGAGCTTTGTGCTTTCTTTAAGCTTCGGCTCTGTAGCTTGTAGTCGCGAGCAGGTGTGGCAGGTGGTGCTGGCGCATCTGCGCGGTGAGCAAGTTGCCGATGCCTCACTTGATGCCGTGATTTGGCAGCTTCGCGCCCCTCGCGGGCTGCTCGCTTTATTGGTTGGGGCTGGATTGGCGCTTTCGGGCGTTGCCATGCAAACCCTGGTGCGAAATCCCCTCGCAGATCCCTACTTGCTTGGCGTTGCCTCCGGCGCCAGCGTGGGCGCCACCGCCGTGCTGACCTTCGGGCTTTTTAGCAGCTTAGGCATCTATGCGCTCTCTGGCGGGGCACTCATCGGTGCCCTTGCAGCCACCGCCTCGGTCTATGCCATTACCAGGCTCCAGGGTGGCTTTCACCCGCTCCAATTGATCCTTACTGGAGTGGTGATGTCGAGTGCCTTTTCTGCCGCCGCGAGCTTCCTTGTGTTTAAAGGCCCTGATCCTCGCGCCGCTCAGTCGGTGATGTTCTGGCTACTCGGCTCGGTGGCCGGTGCGAATTTTTCCAAGCTATTAATCCCAGCGGTGGTGTTGGTCCTTGCTGCGCTGCTGATGTTGGCCATGCACCGTAATCTCGATGCGCTGATGGCAGGCCCTGATGTGGCGGCCTCGCTGGGTGTGCGAGTTGATGCGATGCGCCAATTGCTGTTTGTGATTCAGGCTGTGTTGGTAGGCGCGATGGTGGCGGTGGCAGGTGGCATCGGCTTTGTTGGCCTGGTGATCCCGCACGTAGGCCGGCTGCTGGTGGGTTCTTTGCACGCCCGGCTAATCCCAGTGGTGATGCTGTGTGGCGCACTGTTTCTGCTTTGGGTGGATGTGCTCGCCAGAATCGCTGCTCCGCCCCAAGAGATCCCGCTTGGCGTGGTCACCGGCGTGCTTGGCGCACCGCTGTTTTTGATCCTCATGGGTAGAAAAACGCTGCGTTTCCAGGGAGGCCAAGGATGA
- a CDS encoding MDR family MFS transporter yields MQRQRRSRVRQHNAEYPSMPLPERQAWPALIALCVGFFMILLDQTIVAVATPVLQESLQASYNEVIWVTSAYLLTFAVPLLITGRLGDKFGPKNVYILGMIIFTLSSLACGFAPNMTTLIIARAVQGLGASLLTPQTMSVINRIFARNRRGAALGVWGTTAGLATLAGPTLGGLITSTIGWQWIFFINVPLGVVSVLAVAKWVPRFRPIERSIDGLSMLLSVVAVASVIVALQEGEREQWGWPIWVLLAFGFITAYAFVCQQARAEAASKEPLAPLELFSFRNFSLGNIGIAVMGFAVAGTPLPVMLYLQQVHDYSALKAGLFMVPQALISAVLSPFVGRLADRVSPGRLAAIGFSVLSLSFFLLGWSMTLGLAGGWFLGIMVIQGLGNSVIWAPNSTSTMRDLPHALMGAGSGVYNTTRQVGSVVGSAAVGAVLQWRISVADMGTAYGQAIILAAAVLLIGAISSAAAKD; encoded by the coding sequence ATGCAACGTCAAAGAAGGAGCCGAGTGAGACAACACAACGCCGAATACCCCAGCATGCCACTACCAGAACGCCAGGCCTGGCCAGCACTGATCGCACTCTGCGTGGGATTTTTCATGATCCTGCTCGACCAGACCATCGTCGCGGTGGCCACACCAGTGCTGCAAGAGTCCTTGCAGGCCTCCTATAACGAAGTCATCTGGGTTACCTCTGCGTATCTGCTCACCTTCGCCGTGCCGCTGCTGATCACTGGCCGCCTCGGGGATAAGTTCGGGCCAAAAAACGTCTATATCCTCGGCATGATCATCTTCACGCTCAGCTCTTTGGCCTGCGGGTTTGCCCCGAATATGACCACGCTGATCATTGCCCGCGCCGTCCAAGGCCTCGGCGCTTCGCTGCTGACACCCCAAACCATGAGCGTGATCAACCGCATCTTTGCCCGCAACCGCCGCGGAGCAGCCCTCGGCGTGTGGGGCACTACCGCCGGATTGGCCACCCTGGCAGGTCCCACCCTTGGCGGGCTTATTACCTCCACCATTGGCTGGCAGTGGATCTTCTTTATCAACGTCCCCCTCGGCGTGGTCTCCGTGCTCGCGGTGGCAAAGTGGGTGCCGCGTTTCCGCCCCATCGAAAGAAGCATCGATGGGCTTTCCATGCTGCTTTCGGTCGTGGCCGTTGCATCGGTAATCGTGGCGCTGCAAGAAGGCGAACGCGAACAATGGGGATGGCCGATCTGGGTCCTGCTCGCCTTCGGCTTTATCACCGCCTACGCGTTTGTGTGCCAGCAAGCACGAGCAGAAGCGGCTTCTAAAGAGCCCCTGGCACCCTTGGAGCTGTTTAGCTTTAGAAACTTCTCGCTGGGCAATATCGGTATTGCGGTCATGGGCTTCGCCGTTGCGGGCACCCCCTTGCCCGTGATGCTCTACTTACAACAGGTGCACGATTACAGCGCGTTAAAGGCCGGACTCTTCATGGTGCCGCAGGCCTTGATCTCTGCAGTCCTTTCACCCTTCGTGGGGCGTTTAGCCGACCGAGTCTCTCCAGGGCGCCTTGCTGCCATTGGCTTTAGCGTGCTCTCCTTGTCCTTCTTCCTCTTGGGCTGGTCGATGACACTCGGGCTTGCAGGCGGCTGGTTCCTCGGCATCATGGTGATCCAGGGCCTCGGCAATAGCGTGATCTGGGCACCGAACTCCACTTCCACCATGCGGGATCTGCCCCACGCGCTGATGGGAGCAGGTTCGGGAGTGTATAACACCACCCGCCAGGTGGGTTCCGTGGTGGGCTCTGCCGCAGTAGGTGCGGTGCTGCAGTGGCGGATCAGCGTGGCAGATATGGGCACAGCTTATGGTCAGGCCATCATCTTGGCCGCGGCGGTGCTGCTCATCGGTGCAATAAGTTCAGCCGCTGCCAAAGACTAA
- a CDS encoding GNAT family N-acetyltransferase yields the protein MSKTSHTFDFRPTNERDFSYIARLNFLTDTFGDEHGELSDGFDKDTDFYVHSWKPEDGFVIFDEHYIPAGGIWWTWGDEQHHGRGFVDAAYPEIAIAVEARFGGNGLAGELFRRCFERLEAEGVPGVSLCVSDDNDRAQHVYRRLGFELVHQSEHGYQVMQKVF from the coding sequence ATGAGTAAGACATCCCATACATTCGATTTCCGCCCCACCAATGAACGCGACTTTAGCTATATCGCACGCTTGAACTTCCTCACCGACACCTTCGGTGATGAGCACGGCGAGCTCAGCGATGGCTTTGACAAAGACACCGACTTTTATGTCCATAGCTGGAAGCCCGAGGATGGCTTTGTCATTTTCGACGAGCACTACATTCCCGCCGGTGGCATCTGGTGGACTTGGGGTGACGAGCAGCACCACGGCCGTGGCTTTGTCGACGCCGCCTACCCAGAGATCGCCATCGCAGTAGAGGCCCGCTTCGGCGGCAACGGCCTTGCAGGCGAGCTCTTCCGTCGTTGCTTCGAGCGCTTAGAGGCCGAGGGCGTTCCTGGTGTGTCCTTGTGCGTATCCGATGACAATGATCGCGCCCAGCACGTCTACCGCCGCCTTGGTTTTGAGCTTGTGCACCAAAGCGAGCACGGCTACCAGGTCATGCAAAAGGTGTTCTAA